A genomic region of Candidatus Methylomirabilota bacterium contains the following coding sequences:
- a CDS encoding DUF393 domain-containing protein yields the protein MSEPTSSKDLKAAPGRAVVIYDGTCGLCQGSVGWVSRRARPDAFEFLPCQAPERHARYPAMAEATCMEAIQLVLPDGRVLGGADALPEILRRLRGWRWAAALFRLPGAGLVAPLAYRWIARNRYRISCAIGTSRA from the coding sequence ATGAGCGAGCCCACGAGCTCGAAAGACCTGAAGGCGGCGCCCGGCCGCGCCGTCGTCATCTATGACGGCACCTGTGGCCTGTGCCAGGGCAGCGTGGGCTGGGTCTCGCGCCGCGCCCGCCCGGACGCGTTCGAGTTCCTGCCGTGCCAGGCGCCGGAGCGACACGCGCGCTATCCCGCCATGGCGGAGGCCACGTGCATGGAGGCGATACAGCTGGTGCTCCCGGACGGCCGCGTGCTGGGCGGGGCCGACGCGCTGCCCGAGATCCTCCGCCGGCTGCGGGGCTGGCGCTGGGCGGCCGCATTGTTCCGCCTGCCCGGCGCGGGGCTCGTGGCGCCGCTCGCATATCGCTGGATCGCCCGCAACCGCTACCGGATCTCCTGCGCCATCGGCACCTCGCGTGCCTGA
- a CDS encoding alpha/beta hydrolase: protein MVNGLRLSALEWPAPGRHPLCFLHGGSAHAHWFDAVVPKFVGRYHILSLDQRGHGESQWSPAQEYGTGHFTADLSGVMDAMGWPRMALAGHSMGGHNAIAFSGWHPERVSALAIIDSRPSLPPERLNAMHHRGHRGPRRHETFGSALASFRLLPRETIADPALLQHLAREGIVEREGRFLYRFDPATSGERQPVDAWPLLERIVAPTLVVRGEHSPILPVPMAQDIMKRLARARFVDLPGAYHHLTLDTPGAFAGALDAFLSELPPA from the coding sequence ATGGTGAACGGCCTCCGGCTCAGCGCGCTGGAGTGGCCTGCGCCCGGTCGCCACCCCCTCTGCTTCCTTCACGGGGGCTCCGCGCACGCCCACTGGTTCGACGCCGTGGTTCCGAAGTTCGTCGGCCGCTATCACATCCTGTCGCTCGATCAAAGAGGGCACGGGGAGAGCCAGTGGTCGCCGGCGCAGGAGTACGGCACCGGGCACTTCACCGCCGACCTCTCGGGCGTGATGGATGCGATGGGCTGGCCGCGCATGGCGCTGGCCGGCCACTCCATGGGCGGGCACAACGCCATCGCGTTCTCGGGCTGGCACCCCGAGCGCGTGTCCGCGCTGGCCATCATCGATAGCCGCCCGTCGCTCCCGCCGGAGCGTCTGAACGCCATGCACCACCGCGGGCATCGGGGGCCGCGACGGCACGAGACCTTCGGGTCCGCCCTGGCGAGCTTCCGGCTGCTGCCGCGGGAGACCATCGCCGACCCCGCACTGCTCCAGCACCTGGCCCGCGAGGGCATCGTCGAGCGCGAGGGGCGCTTCCTCTATCGCTTCGACCCCGCCACCAGCGGCGAGCGTCAGCCGGTCGACGCCTGGCCGCTGCTCGAGCGCATCGTCGCGCCCACCCTGGTCGTGCGCGGGGAGCATTCGCCGATCCTGCCGGTTCCCATGGCTCAGGACATCATGAAGCGCCTGGCCAGGGCCCGGTTCGTCGATCTCCCCGGGGCCTATCATCACCTGACGCTCGACACCCCGGGGGCGTTCGCCGGCGCCCTGGATGCCTTCCTGAGCGAGCTCCCTCCGGCCTAG
- a CDS encoding putative glycoside hydrolase, protein MTLSPTTETPRRRLIVVGVVALASISLALLAGYVLLAAPQRILASQGAPEPVTLGGRVVDPAGKPLRGASVMVGSLLVQTDAEGRYTIGPLGIDRSALVRMPGYAKERLALEGKDQTVTLRPHPIKAAYLTYYGIADKGIRERVFDLLGRTELNAVVIDVKGDRGLIPYRTQVPAALAAGALGPVIMKDFDQILADLKRRNVYTIARIVSFKENVLANARPELAIIDTRTGKPWMDNEKLAWVDPTREEVWDYLIAVAKEAALKGFDEIQFDYVRFPTDGKLGAAKYSKPITPQVRIETIAAFLAKAKRELAPTGAFVGADIFGYTAFNDNDTDIGQRIEDLAPHVDYLSPMVYPSGYHLGIPGYRNPVQHSYEIVRESVRLTRKRTEGLPVQIRPWIQDFKDYAFDKRIFGVTEIRDQMRGADDAGGAGWMLWNPRNDYTAAALRPANATLAKKSPATSQP, encoded by the coding sequence ATGACGCTTTCGCCCACGACCGAGACGCCACGACGGCGCCTCATCGTCGTCGGCGTCGTCGCGCTGGCGTCGATCTCTCTGGCCCTCCTCGCTGGGTACGTCCTCCTCGCCGCCCCGCAGCGCATCCTCGCGAGCCAGGGCGCGCCGGAGCCGGTGACGCTCGGTGGCCGCGTGGTGGATCCGGCCGGCAAGCCTCTCCGCGGCGCCTCCGTGATGGTGGGCAGCCTCCTCGTGCAGACGGACGCCGAGGGCCGCTACACGATCGGCCCCCTCGGGATCGACCGCTCGGCGCTGGTCCGGATGCCCGGCTACGCCAAGGAACGGCTGGCGCTCGAGGGCAAGGACCAGACGGTCACGCTCCGGCCTCATCCCATCAAGGCCGCGTACCTCACCTACTACGGGATCGCCGACAAGGGCATCCGCGAGCGGGTCTTCGATCTCCTCGGCCGCACGGAGCTCAACGCGGTGGTCATCGACGTCAAGGGCGACCGGGGGCTCATTCCCTACCGGACCCAGGTGCCCGCCGCCCTCGCAGCCGGCGCCCTGGGCCCGGTGATCATGAAGGACTTCGACCAGATCCTGGCCGACCTCAAGCGCCGGAACGTCTACACGATCGCGCGCATCGTCTCCTTCAAGGAGAACGTGCTCGCCAACGCCCGGCCCGAGCTGGCGATCATCGACACCCGCACCGGCAAGCCGTGGATGGACAACGAGAAGCTCGCCTGGGTGGACCCCACCCGTGAAGAGGTGTGGGACTACCTGATCGCGGTCGCCAAGGAGGCGGCGCTCAAGGGCTTCGACGAGATCCAGTTCGACTATGTGCGCTTCCCCACCGACGGCAAGCTGGGGGCGGCGAAGTACTCGAAGCCCATCACGCCGCAGGTGCGGATCGAGACGATCGCCGCCTTCCTCGCCAAGGCCAAGCGCGAGCTGGCGCCGACCGGGGCCTTCGTCGGGGCCGACATCTTCGGCTACACCGCCTTCAACGACAACGACACCGACATCGGGCAGCGCATCGAGGATCTGGCGCCCCACGTGGACTATCTGAGCCCGATGGTTTACCCGTCGGGCTATCACCTGGGCATCCCCGGCTACCGGAACCCAGTGCAGCACTCCTACGAGATCGTCCGTGAGAGCGTCCGCCTCACGCGCAAGCGCACCGAGGGCCTGCCGGTGCAGATCCGCCCCTGGATCCAGGACTTCAAGGACTACGCCTTCGACAAGCGCATCTTCGGCGTGACCGAGATCCGCGATCAGATGCGCGGCGCCGACGATGCCGGCGGGGCGGGCTGGATGCTCTGGAACCCGCGCAACGACTACACCGCGGCGGCCCTCCGCCCGGCGAACGCGACCCTGGCGAAGAAGTCGCCCGCGACGTCGCAGCCTTGA
- a CDS encoding SDR family NAD(P)-dependent oxidoreductase: MPDPRGRVALITGASAGIGAATARVLAEAGMRLALCARRADRLESLAAELGARGALVSVHPVDVTDEAAVRAMVDEVARRHGALDVLVNNAARGLAARFEDTSTAEFRALLELNLLAPIVAIQAALPHMRRQGRGHVINVSSIVGRRNMPGRAAYGATKFALGAISEALRLELRDTGIVVSLVYPIYTATEFHQAETRRMEMRRTGPIQSAETVARAILRCVRRPRPEVYPYRPARLLAGLAALVPGLVDRVMGRALGATAPRS, translated from the coding sequence GTGCCTGACCCGCGGGGGCGCGTCGCCCTCATCACGGGCGCCTCCGCCGGGATCGGCGCGGCCACCGCGCGCGTGCTCGCGGAGGCGGGCATGCGCCTCGCGCTCTGTGCGCGGCGGGCAGATCGTCTGGAGTCCCTGGCGGCCGAGCTGGGCGCACGCGGCGCCCTGGTCTCGGTCCATCCCGTCGACGTCACCGACGAGGCGGCGGTGCGCGCGATGGTGGACGAGGTGGCGCGGCGCCACGGCGCGCTCGACGTCCTCGTCAACAACGCGGCGCGCGGGCTCGCCGCTCGCTTCGAGGACACGTCGACCGCCGAGTTCCGCGCGCTGCTCGAGCTGAACCTGCTGGCGCCCATCGTCGCCATCCAGGCCGCGCTCCCCCATATGCGCCGCCAGGGCCGCGGCCATGTCATCAACGTGTCGTCGATAGTGGGACGGCGCAACATGCCAGGGCGCGCGGCGTACGGCGCCACCAAGTTCGCCCTCGGCGCCATTAGCGAGGCGCTGCGGCTCGAGCTGCGCGACACCGGCATCGTCGTGAGCCTCGTGTACCCGATCTACACGGCGACCGAGTTCCATCAGGCCGAGACGCGGCGCATGGAGATGCGCCGGACGGGGCCGATTCAGTCCGCGGAGACGGTGGCCCGCGCCATCCTGCGCTGCGTGCGGCGCCCGCGCCCCGAGGTGTATCCCTACCGGCCCGCGCGGCTCCTGGCCGGTCTCGCCGCGCTCGTTCCGGGCCTGGTCGACCGCGTCATGGGCCGAGCGCTCGGGGCGACGGCGCCGCGGAGCTAG
- a CDS encoding ClbS/DfsB family four-helix bundle protein: MAHKQALLAEANQAYGELTEAVGGLSDSELTQVFLGVWGTREILIHIAAWDREMAAALERVSRGEKAYPDGKYDDFDDWNARFVAAREGTHPADILAEVDREHRAIIAAAETLPESHFAPEQPARGMFEGATTQHYREHAGQIRDWRKGR, from the coding sequence ATGGCGCACAAGCAGGCACTGCTGGCGGAGGCGAACCAGGCATACGGGGAGCTCACCGAGGCGGTCGGCGGGCTCAGCGACTCGGAGCTCACGCAGGTGTTCCTGGGGGTGTGGGGCACGCGCGAGATCCTGATCCACATCGCGGCGTGGGACCGCGAGATGGCGGCGGCCCTCGAGCGCGTCAGCCGTGGCGAGAAGGCGTATCCCGACGGCAAGTACGACGACTTCGACGACTGGAACGCCCGATTCGTGGCGGCGCGGGAGGGGACGCACCCGGCGGACATCCTCGCCGAGGTGGACCGCGAGCATCGGGCCATCATCGCCGCTGCGGAGACGCTTCCGGAGTCGCACTTCGCCCCTGAGCAGCCCGCTCGAGGGATGTTCGAGGGCGCCACGACCCAGCACTACCGGGAGCACGCCGGCCAGATTCGAGACTGGCGAAAGGGCCGCTAG
- a CDS encoding polysaccharide deacetylase family protein: MKRRPLAGAIAAVALLASPLLAQTSRPAELAANELGRVMILEYHKIDHPEERWTRTPANFRRDLQRLWERGYRTAALGDYLDGRIRLPKGTTPVILTFDDSSPGQFRYIEKNGGWEIDPDCAIGILEQFEREHPEFGHAASFYVLPGASPPNRLFNQPDLVGKKLAYLKSRGYEIGNHTLWHANLAKYDEPTVRKQLLESQEWVQRHLPGYRFRTLALPMGSYPKDLAWAISGGSGEGYRHDAILMVAGGAALSAHARGLDPYHLPRIQATEAELNYWLNYFDSRPDERYVSDGDAVTITVPGGKSAQVRTPGGVKVVERR, encoded by the coding sequence TTGAAGCGGCGGCCGCTCGCCGGGGCGATCGCCGCCGTCGCCCTGCTCGCTTCCCCGCTCCTGGCGCAGACGTCCCGGCCCGCCGAGCTCGCCGCCAACGAGCTCGGCCGGGTGATGATCCTCGAGTACCACAAGATCGACCATCCCGAAGAGCGCTGGACGCGGACACCGGCCAATTTCCGGCGGGACCTCCAGCGCCTGTGGGAGCGCGGCTATCGCACCGCCGCCCTCGGCGACTACCTCGACGGGCGGATCCGGCTGCCGAAGGGCACCACGCCCGTTATCCTGACCTTTGACGACTCTTCGCCCGGCCAGTTCCGCTACATCGAGAAGAATGGCGGCTGGGAGATCGACCCCGACTGCGCCATCGGCATCCTGGAGCAGTTCGAGCGCGAACACCCCGAGTTCGGCCACGCGGCGAGCTTCTACGTGCTGCCGGGGGCGAGCCCGCCCAACCGCCTCTTCAATCAGCCGGATCTCGTGGGCAAGAAGCTCGCGTACCTCAAGAGCCGCGGCTACGAGATCGGCAACCACACCCTCTGGCACGCGAACCTCGCCAAGTACGACGAGCCGACGGTGCGGAAGCAGCTCCTGGAATCCCAGGAGTGGGTGCAGCGGCATCTCCCGGGGTACCGCTTCCGGACCCTGGCGCTCCCCATGGGCAGCTATCCCAAGGACCTCGCGTGGGCCATCTCGGGCGGTTCAGGCGAGGGCTATCGCCACGACGCCATCCTGATGGTGGCGGGGGGCGCCGCGCTCTCGGCGCACGCGCGAGGCCTCGATCCCTATCACCTGCCCCGCATCCAGGCGACCGAGGCCGAGCTCAACTACTGGCTCAACTACTTCGACTCGCGCCCCGACGAGCGTTACGTGAGCGACGGGGACGCGGTCACCATCACGGTGCCCGGCGGCAAGAGCGCCCAGGTGCGGACGCCCGGAGGCGTCAAGGTCGTCGAGCGCCGATGA
- a CDS encoding complex I NDUFA9 subunit family protein, giving the protein MQRIFVTGGTGFVGKQVIRALVAQGFLVRALVRHGSERDLQGFESIERVPGDVLKPDALPASVEGCSAVVHLVGIIREQRSRGVTFDALHTRATQNMLAVARAAEVKRFLHMSALGTRPDARSRYHRTKWAAEQAVRTSGLDWTIFRPSVIFGRGDELVTMLAGMIRRLPAVPVLGDGRYRLQPIAVEQVAEGFARAARNQRSVGHVYGVAGPADYPFVEILDRIGRAVGRARVRKLHVPLGPVRTATSMLQALPFFPLTRDQLTMLEEENVTDPSAFYADFGIRPEPFDLGLARMFAEGATPAKIAGA; this is encoded by the coding sequence ATGCAGCGCATCTTCGTGACCGGCGGCACCGGCTTCGTGGGCAAGCAGGTCATCCGTGCCCTCGTAGCCCAGGGCTTCCTGGTCCGTGCCCTCGTCCGCCACGGCTCGGAGCGTGATCTGCAGGGCTTCGAGTCGATCGAGCGCGTGCCCGGCGACGTGCTCAAGCCCGACGCCCTGCCCGCCTCCGTCGAGGGCTGTAGCGCGGTCGTGCACCTGGTGGGCATCATTCGCGAGCAGCGGAGCCGCGGCGTCACCTTCGACGCCCTCCACACCCGCGCGACCCAGAACATGCTGGCGGTGGCGCGCGCAGCCGAGGTGAAGCGCTTCCTCCACATGAGCGCGCTGGGCACGCGACCCGACGCGCGCTCCCGCTATCACCGGACCAAGTGGGCGGCCGAGCAGGCGGTGCGGACCAGCGGACTCGACTGGACGATATTCCGCCCGTCGGTCATCTTCGGGCGCGGCGACGAGCTGGTGACGATGCTGGCCGGCATGATTCGGCGATTGCCCGCGGTGCCGGTCCTCGGCGACGGCCGCTATCGCCTTCAGCCCATCGCGGTCGAGCAGGTCGCCGAGGGCTTCGCGCGGGCCGCGCGCAATCAGCGCAGCGTGGGACACGTTTATGGCGTGGCCGGGCCCGCGGACTACCCGTTCGTCGAGATCCTCGACCGCATCGGGCGGGCCGTGGGGCGGGCCCGCGTGCGCAAGCTCCACGTGCCCCTGGGCCCCGTGCGCACCGCGACGTCGATGCTCCAGGCCCTGCCATTCTTTCCGCTCACGCGGGATCAGCTCACGATGCTGGAAGAGGAGAACGTCACCGATCCGAGCGCCTTCTACGCGGATTTCGGCATTCGCCCGGAGCCGTTCGACCTCGGCCTGGCGCGTATGTTCGCCGAGGGCGCCACGCCGGCAAAGATCGCGGGAGCCTGA
- a CDS encoding MFS transporter, whose protein sequence is MQRDAWLVFAAKTTRTFCYGALGVLVPVHLVRLGMDARGLGLAVTLTLVSSAALTFAVQRPSRRWGPRVALVGLAGLSLIAGVLFLVSWEPWLVVMAAMLGNLAVGTGETGPFQALEQVVVTRASPRDALTRMLSLYNLVGYVASAFGAALIARLPDSPRGVFGLFLVGALVQVAAYARMRPAVAATPAQRVASSAPSRPLVRRIAALFALDSLAGGFVIQSMVTYWFYTRFGLTLAQLGWIFFGTQILSGLSLLLAARLAPRLGLVNTMVFSHLISNLLLIAVALAPTALGAVALLLARHLLSQMDLPTRQTFLMLAVEDHEREHAATLTNTSRTLAQSVSPTLTGWIMQGLSLSAPFILGGGLKIVYDLLLYVTIRNVRMR, encoded by the coding sequence ATGCAGCGCGATGCCTGGCTCGTCTTCGCCGCCAAGACCACGCGCACGTTCTGTTACGGCGCGCTGGGGGTCCTGGTGCCCGTTCACCTGGTCCGCCTGGGCATGGATGCCCGGGGCCTGGGTCTGGCGGTCACGCTGACCCTGGTATCCAGCGCCGCGCTCACGTTCGCCGTGCAGCGGCCCTCACGTCGCTGGGGGCCTCGCGTGGCCCTGGTGGGGCTCGCGGGGCTGAGTCTGATTGCGGGCGTGCTCTTCTTGGTGTCCTGGGAGCCATGGCTGGTGGTCATGGCCGCCATGCTCGGCAACCTCGCCGTGGGCACGGGGGAGACCGGCCCCTTCCAGGCGCTCGAGCAGGTCGTGGTGACGCGTGCCTCGCCGCGCGACGCGCTCACGCGCATGCTGAGCCTCTACAATCTCGTCGGCTACGTCGCCTCCGCCTTCGGCGCCGCGCTGATCGCCCGCCTCCCCGACTCACCGCGTGGCGTCTTCGGGCTATTCCTCGTGGGGGCGCTCGTACAGGTCGCCGCCTACGCCCGGATGCGGCCGGCCGTCGCCGCGACACCGGCCCAGCGCGTGGCCTCGAGCGCGCCCTCGCGGCCCCTCGTGCGTCGCATCGCGGCGCTGTTCGCTCTGGATTCCCTCGCGGGTGGCTTCGTGATCCAGAGCATGGTGACGTACTGGTTCTACACGCGCTTCGGGCTGACCCTCGCGCAGCTCGGCTGGATCTTCTTCGGCACCCAGATCCTGTCGGGCCTCTCGCTGCTGCTTGCCGCGAGGCTGGCCCCGCGGCTCGGCCTGGTCAACACGATGGTATTCTCGCACCTGATCTCGAACCTCTTGCTGATCGCCGTGGCCCTGGCGCCTACGGCGCTGGGCGCGGTGGCCTTGCTGCTGGCGCGCCACCTCCTCTCCCAGATGGACCTGCCCACGCGCCAGACCTTCCTGATGCTCGCGGTGGAGGACCATGAGCGGGAGCATGCCGCCACGCTCACCAACACGAGCCGGACCCTGGCCCAGTCCGTGAGTCCGACCCTCACGGGATGGATCATGCAGGGGCTGTCGCTCTCCGCCCCGTTCATCCTGGGCGGCGGGCTCAAGATCGTCTACGATCTGCTGCTCTACGTGACGATCCGCAACGTGCGGATGCGCTAG
- a CDS encoding HAD family phosphatase, whose protein sequence is MPQRRLAALERLTGLSSTEVHRRVWASGLEEACERGDFPADEAATRIAAALGRPLTLDELAATWALAFEPDLDVLEITRARRARGPIGLLTNNGPLLLHALPTALPEIAHGFDPLLFSCRLRALKPTPTLFAAVLREVGRDPDEVLLIDDSVANVEGARAAGLEALLYTDPAALRRELSARADA, encoded by the coding sequence GTGCCCCAGCGGCGCCTGGCGGCCCTCGAGCGGCTCACGGGGCTCTCTTCCACCGAGGTCCACAGACGCGTCTGGGCGAGCGGCCTGGAGGAGGCCTGCGAGCGAGGCGACTTTCCGGCCGACGAGGCGGCGACCCGGATCGCGGCCGCCCTCGGCCGGCCGCTGACGCTCGACGAGCTCGCGGCCACATGGGCGCTGGCCTTCGAGCCCGACCTCGACGTGCTCGAGATCACCCGCGCCCGACGGGCGCGCGGCCCCATCGGGCTCCTGACCAACAACGGCCCGCTGCTCCTTCACGCCCTCCCGACGGCGCTGCCGGAGATCGCGCACGGCTTCGATCCCCTGCTCTTCTCCTGCCGTCTGCGCGCGCTCAAGCCGACACCGACCCTCTTCGCGGCCGTTCTGCGTGAGGTGGGGCGCGATCCGGACGAGGTGCTCCTGATCGACGACTCGGTGGCCAACGTCGAGGGCGCTCGCGCCGCGGGCCTGGAGGCCCTCCTCTATACGGACCCGGCGGCCCTGCGACGCGAGCTCTCGGCTCGGGCGGACGCCTAG
- a CDS encoding exo-beta-N-acetylmuramidase NamZ domain-containing protein — protein sequence MRLVALLLGLLLGVGLVGRALAQTTTPELSGLDDAARDSTAAGDVPGAVIVVGQGDRVLYRKAWGMRSLVPKPEPLTVNTIYDIASLTKVVATLPAVLWLVEHGKVDLDAPLGRYVHEFGGPAYREITVRRVLTHSAGFPDLPSPTAIPRGFPETARLLAKAGLVYTPGTTFHYSDTGFILLAEMVRRVSGEALDQFTRRRFYVPLGMKDTAFRPPAEWKPRIAPTEILGSGLLRGTVHDGNARLLGGVAGHAGLFSTGDDLARYCRMLLRGGELDGKRYFKESTIAAMLTPQQIGETTRALGWDMSSAYSRTLGSFFPVGSVGHTGFTGTSIWMDPASRVYTILLTNRVHPYGKGNVMDLRRRTSGEVGAAFFGGAAPPARVAEPAEVPAPAADPVAPRATVVRTGLDQLVAQSFAPLVGRSVGLVTNQTGVSAQGRRNVDLLAAAPGVKLKAIFSPEHGLAGQLDTNVPHGRDVATGLPVWSLYGAERRPTSSMLGGVDTFVFDIQDVGARYYTYLTTLVYILEEGARRGMPVIVLDRPNPITGRLVEGPVMDADLRSFTSPHTIPVRTGMTIGEFARMIVAERKLNVSLTVVPLEGWDRRRWFDETGLPWVNPSPNIRSLPQALLYSGVGLLEATNLSVGRGTDMPFEVIGAPWIEDPAPLAQGLNSLQLQGVRFEPIRFTPTSSMFANQPLAGVRLVVTDRDILQTTPMGLAIARELMGRYPTSFRAAAIQNLLVNRSTIWSLLRRDPVTRIWSWADADRASFLQRRASYLIY from the coding sequence GTGCGGCTCGTCGCGCTCCTGCTCGGCTTGCTCCTCGGCGTCGGCCTCGTGGGCCGCGCGCTGGCCCAGACGACCACCCCCGAGCTGAGCGGCCTCGACGATGCGGCCCGTGACTCCACGGCGGCGGGGGACGTGCCCGGCGCGGTCATCGTGGTGGGCCAGGGTGACCGCGTGCTGTACCGCAAGGCGTGGGGCATGCGCTCGCTGGTGCCGAAGCCCGAGCCCCTGACCGTCAACACGATCTACGACATCGCCTCGCTCACCAAGGTCGTGGCCACGCTGCCCGCCGTGCTCTGGCTGGTCGAACACGGGAAGGTCGACCTGGACGCGCCGCTCGGCCGCTACGTGCACGAATTCGGCGGGCCCGCGTACAGGGAGATCACGGTGCGCCGGGTGCTGACCCACAGCGCGGGATTCCCCGACCTGCCGTCCCCGACGGCCATCCCGCGGGGCTTTCCGGAGACGGCCCGGCTGCTCGCCAAGGCGGGGCTCGTCTACACGCCGGGCACCACGTTCCACTACAGCGACACCGGCTTCATCCTGCTCGCCGAGATGGTACGGCGCGTGTCCGGGGAGGCGCTCGACCAGTTCACGCGCCGGCGCTTCTACGTGCCGCTGGGCATGAAGGACACGGCCTTCCGGCCGCCCGCGGAGTGGAAGCCGCGCATCGCGCCCACCGAGATCCTGGGCTCGGGACTCCTGCGCGGGACGGTCCACGACGGCAACGCGCGGCTCCTGGGCGGCGTGGCGGGCCACGCGGGTCTCTTCTCCACCGGGGACGACCTCGCGCGCTACTGCCGCATGCTGCTGCGCGGGGGCGAGCTGGACGGGAAGCGCTACTTCAAGGAGTCCACGATCGCCGCGATGCTGACCCCGCAGCAGATCGGCGAAACCACGCGGGCGCTGGGCTGGGACATGTCGTCCGCCTACTCGCGGACCCTCGGCTCGTTCTTCCCCGTGGGCTCGGTGGGGCATACCGGCTTCACCGGCACCTCGATCTGGATGGACCCGGCCAGCCGCGTCTACACGATCCTCCTCACCAACCGCGTGCACCCCTACGGCAAGGGCAACGTGATGGACCTCCGCCGGCGCACGAGCGGCGAGGTGGGGGCCGCGTTCTTCGGCGGCGCGGCGCCGCCCGCGAGGGTGGCGGAGCCGGCCGAGGTGCCCGCGCCCGCCGCGGATCCCGTCGCGCCGCGTGCCACGGTGGTGCGCACCGGGCTCGATCAGCTCGTGGCCCAGTCCTTCGCGCCCCTGGTGGGCCGCTCGGTGGGCCTCGTGACCAATCAGACCGGGGTGAGCGCGCAGGGGCGGCGGAATGTGGATCTCCTCGCCGCGGCGCCCGGCGTCAAGCTCAAGGCCATCTTCTCGCCGGAGCACGGGCTGGCCGGCCAGCTCGACACCAACGTGCCGCACGGCCGCGACGTGGCGACGGGGCTACCCGTGTGGAGCCTCTATGGCGCCGAGCGGCGGCCCACCTCATCCATGCTGGGCGGTGTGGACACCTTCGTCTTCGACATCCAGGACGTGGGCGCCCGCTACTACACCTACCTCACGACGCTGGTCTACATCCTCGAGGAGGGGGCGCGCCGGGGCATGCCGGTCATCGTGCTCGACCGGCCCAACCCGATCACCGGGCGGCTGGTCGAGGGCCCGGTGATGGACGCGGACCTCCGATCCTTCACGTCCCCGCACACCATCCCGGTGCGGACGGGCATGACCATCGGCGAGTTCGCCCGCATGATCGTGGCCGAGCGGAAGCTCAACGTGAGCCTCACCGTGGTGCCGCTGGAAGGCTGGGACCGCCGGCGCTGGTTCGACGAGACCGGGCTTCCCTGGGTGAATCCGTCGCCGAACATCCGCTCGCTCCCCCAGGCGCTCCTCTACTCGGGCGTGGGGCTGCTCGAGGCCACCAATCTCTCGGTCGGCCGCGGCACCGACATGCCCTTCGAGGTGATCGGGGCGCCCTGGATCGAGGACCCCGCGCCGCTGGCCCAGGGCCTCAACTCGCTGCAGCTGCAGGGGGTGCGCTTCGAGCCGATCCGGTTCACGCCGACCTCGAGCATGTTCGCCAATCAGCCGCTGGCGGGGGTGCGCCTGGTCGTGACGGACCGGGACATCCTGCAGACCACGCCGATGGGGCTCGCGATCGCGCGCGAGCTGATGGGGCGCTACCCGACGAGCTTCCGGGCCGCCGCGATCCAGAACCTGCTGGTGAACCGCTCGACGATCTGGTCCCTCCTGCGGAGGGACCCCGTGACGCGCATCTGGAGCTGGGCCGACGCCGACCGAGCCAGCTTCCTCCAGCGTCGCGCGTCGTATCTCATCTACTGA